Part of the Salinimonas iocasae genome, TCCTTATCAGAGCCGTCTTAGTTACATCCACACACCACGCCTGGCCTGGTTAGATGAAAGCGACAAGCCGGCTAATACCTTTGAGCAGATAAAAGGCTCTGCATTTTTAAGCGAAGGTGCTGCTCGTCAGTTGTTCGATGGCGCGAAAATGAGCCTGGACGAAATTTATGCCATGCTTGAAAAAGATGAAACACCAAAAGGTTTTGATATTCCTGGTGAAATCTCACTGAATAAGCAAAGCAAACATTCTCAGATTACCAGCCCTAATGTGGTTGCAGCCGTTGAAGGCTCTGACCCGGCGCTTAAAGATGAGTATGTAGTGTTTTCTGCACACTCAGACCACATCGGGTTTGCCAAAACTGTAAAGAAAGACAATATCAATAATGGTGCAATGGATAATGCCTCTGGTACAGCAATAATGCTGGAAACAGCACGCTTATTCAGCCAGATGGACAAAAAGCCAAAGCGTTCAATTCTGTTTGTTTCTGTTACAGGTGAGGAAAAAGGCTTGCTGGGTGCGGACTATTTCGCGCATAACCCGACCGTACCGGTTGAGAATATGGTAGCTAACGTGAACCTGGATATGCCCATTCTGACGTACGAATTTGCCGATGTTATCGCTTTTGGTGCCAGCCACAGCGATATGAAGGCGTCGGTAACTGAAGCTGCCAACAATGCGGGCATTGAGTTAAGCCCGGATCCATGGCCAGAACAGGCGCTGTTCACTCGCTCCGATCACTATGCATTCGTGAAGCAGGGTGTGCCTTCAGTATTTTTGGTCCCCGGCCTTAAATCAAAAGATCCGGAAGTTGATGGTTCCAAAGTATTCGGACAGTTCTTATCTACTAACTATCACAAGCCAAGCGATGATGTGAATCAGGATTTCAACTGGGACGCGGCACGTACCTTTGCTGAAGTCAATGCGCAAATCGGCCATACGCTGGCGACGCAGGAAAAAGCGCCAGCCTGGAATGACGGTGATTTCTTTGGAAAAACGTTCGGTAAGTAATTTCCTAAACCGGGTAACTTTAAATTAATTGGTGAAAAGCAGCACATAGTGCTGCTTTTTTTGTGCCTGCAACTATCTGGCAAAGATAAAGTCATAGTCATAATGTTGACCGGTGCGGTAATACAAATGACAAAGTAAGGGTATAAAGTGCAACAGACGTACTTTTTACAATGACAGGTTTCAACGGTGCCAGGCATAGACATTCAGGGAAATATTCACTACCACTCAGGTAGCATCACGCAGGAGATAGTAATGTGATAGATCAGCAGAAAAAATATGTGTTTATTGCCCGGGGAAGTTCTCACATCCGTTATTTTAAAAAAGTAGCTGCTGAATCCGCGCTTGATATTACCGTTATCAAACTAAGCTTTTTTAGCATTGGGCCATCGATAAAACGATATGCACATATCATCAAAAATATAGACCTTGAAGCATTGGTGACACCGCACCTTGAGAAAAAGGCTATCAAGCACCGCACACTGAGAAAATCTGTATTGTGGCCTGCCTTTGCCTCTCTAACCCGTTTTTTAACAAAGTTTTCCATAGCGAAAAATGCAGCAATTATCGATCGTACCAACGCTGAGGTAGTGGGGGTGTGGAACGGACAAAAACAGCCAAGTGCAGCTATAGCAGAAGCTGCCAAAGCACTGGGTAAAGATGTCATTTATTTTGAAAATGGTCTTTTACCCGATACCACAACCTGTGACTGGTCAGGCGTGAACTGCAAAAACTCTTTGCCTAAAGAAAGGGCGTTTTACCGACAATTTTGTACCGACAAAACGCCGCCCTGTAAACTCGTGACACGCAAGGCAGTTAGCGAAAAGGCCGCTGGTGTGCGTGCTGAACAGCTTCCTAAGCGTTATATCTTTGTTCCTTTCCAGGTAGAAACAGACAGTCAAATCATCTCTAACTCACCCTGGATTAAAAATATGAGCCAGCTCTACCGGCATTTGTCCAGAGTGATTGAGCAGGTGGATGATGATGAACTATATATAGTAATCAAAGAACACCCGTCTGAATCTGTCAGACATGATCATCTGCACCATGAAAATAAGCGAATCTTGTTTGCTAATCACTGCAATACTCAGGAGTTGATAGAGCGCGCCCAGGCAATCCTGACAGTCAATTCGACCGTGGGGATTGAATCGTTGATGCTTGGAAAGGCAGTGTTGGTATTAGGAAATGCTTGTTACGACATAGAAGGGGTAACACAGCAGGTACGCTCAGAAGAAGCCATGCTGCAGGCTTTCAATTCATTGGAACATATTTACTGGGACGTCGAAGTGAAAAGTGGCTTTCTAAACTTTTTGCATGACCACTATGTGATACCCACCACCTGGAAAAATATCGATGATAAGCATATTACGGCTTTAACGCAGCGACTTAACCGACAGGATGCGTTATCACAGTATCTTAGTGACTATCAGCGCCCGGCCTGAGTTAAATCTGAACATGCAAATAACAAAAAAGGCGCTTTAAACAGCGCCTTTTTTTAAAGAAAAGTTTGTCGGTAGCATGCCCAGTTATCTGAGAATTGTTCGGTGGGTTTTCTGACAAAACCACTGCGAATGAACATGTTAATTCTGCCATCTACATAACAAATAAACAGATTAGCAAGTACGGCTTCATCTGCACCTAAATCGCGTCCTTCACGTAATTTGCGCTCACGGAGGACCTGTTTGAACTGAGTTTCCAGTCGCTCAAACAGTTTTGCAATACGCGCACGCAGCCTGTCTTGCTCGCCCTGAAGCGCATCGCCGTTTAGAATACGACTAATGCCTGGGTTTTTTTCTGCAAATCCCAGCAGAAGATGCAAAATCATCTGACAGCGGGCCAGTGAATCTTTCTCTTCGTTAAGGATTTTATTTATACGCGAGAACAGGGTCTCTTCAATAAACTCTATCAGACCTTCAAACATACGTGCTTTACTTGGGAAATGACGGTAAAGCGCAGCTTCAGATACGCCTACCTTTTCAGCAAGTTTCGCAGTAGTAATGCGCTGTCCCGGATTACTTTCCAGCATTCCGGCCAGTGCCTGAAGGATTTGAGCACGACGATTGGTCTTTTTTACAGCAGGCATAACGCGTGTATTTCCTCAGCTTTGGGCTTGCGCCCGTTCCTTGTCTAATACGGCTTTGAAGCCAGGATTTATAAGTTGTTATCGACCAACTGTGTATCAGTTTGATGGTTTATTTTTATATTTTTCATCAATTAGCGATAACAACTCCCGGGCGAGTTGTGTTTTTGGAGCGGGACCAAGTTGTTTGTCGCCGTTTTCCCAAAAGACATGCAGTGCATTATGGTCACTGTTAAAGCCCAGACCGCTGGTGGTTATATCGTTTGCAGCAACCATCGCCAACTTTTTATTTTCTAATTTTGACTTGGCATAATGCGCGAGGTTCTGGCTTTCAGCGGCAAAGCCGACCGCAAATGGCGCATTAGGTAATGCTGCTACCTCTTTAAGAATATCAGGGTTTTTAACAAAAGTAAGCGTTAACTCATCGCCCGTTTTCTTTATTTTATTATTTTCTAGCACTTTTGCTCTATAGTCAGCAACAGCAGCGGTGGCAATAAAGATGTCAGTAGCCTGCACATGTTGCATAACGGCATCAAACATTTGCTGCGCAGTTTCTACGTTGACGACATTTACGCCGGCTGGCGGTGGGACAGAAACCGGACCAGATACTAAAATAACATTGGCGCCGGCATCAGCCGCGGCGGCGGCCATCGCGTAACCCATCTTTCCTGAGCTGTGATTGGAAATATAGCGAACCGGATCCAGAGGTTCCCGGGTCGGGCCCGCGGTAATCATAACTGTCTTACCTTGTAAGTCAGTCTGTTGACGCGCCGACGCAGTGTCCTGAATCAGACTGGCAACGATATCGCCAGGCTCAACCATTCTTCCATAGCCTACATCACCGCAGGCCTGCTCACCGCTAGCAGGACCGATAACGGAAATATGCATGGTTTCAAGCGTATTCAGGTTTCTCTGTGTTGCCGGGGCGGCCCACATTTGCTGATTCATCGCCGGTGCGATGAAAATCTTTGCGTCAGTGGCTAAAAACAAAGTCGTCAGCAAGTCGTCAGCCATTCCACAGGCCAGTTTTGCCATCATGTTTGCGGTAGCCGGAGCAACGAGCAGTATATCAGCCCATTTCGCCAGTTCGATATGCCCCATTGCCGCCTCAGCGGCAGGGTCAAGTAACGTATCATGCACCGGGTTACCTGAAACAGCCTGCAAGGACATTCCACTGACAAATGCTTTTGCTGATTCAGTCAGCACCACTCTGACTGTAGCACCAGCAGCAGTAAGTTTTCTGACCAGATCTGGTGTTTTGTATGCTGCGATCCCACCAGTAATGCCCAGTAAAACTTTTTTACCCTGTAATTGCATAAGCGTTAGTAACCATCGGCAAATAAAAGCGTAGCCTACCACGCTATGGCGGTAATCGGTAGATTGTACAAGGCGGTAAAAACCGGCCATAGATCAGTACATCTCAGCTCTGGCAGCGTTTATAACTAGGCTTTTTGGGAAGAACCATGACTATTGCCACCTGGCCGTTATGCGAACAACCGCGGGAAAAGTTGCTCACTCATGGAGCCGAACAACTTTCAGATACAGAATTGGTAGCCGTTTTCCTTGGCAATGGCACACAAAAACAAACGGTAACCATGCTTTCGCAGGCTATGTTGCGCGAGTTTGCCACGGTAGGTCGTCTGCTTAATGCCGATCTGCAAAGCTTTTGCGCGATAAGAGGCGTAGGTGTAGTTCGCTTTTGTCAGCTACAGGCGGCCAAAGAATTAGTCAAACGCATGTACGAAGAACCATTGGCCCAAAAAGACGTATTAAGTGATGTAGCACAGGTAAGCCGTTACCTTCGTGCCCAGCTTATGAATGCAGAGCACGAGATCTTTGCAGTATTAATGCTTGATTCCCAGCATCGGCTTATTGCATTTCGGCGCATGTTTACCGGTACTATCGACAGTGCAGCCGTTTATCCAAGGGAATTGCTTAAACAAGCGTTAAAAGACAATGCCGCGGCGATCATTTTAGTGCATAATCACCCTTCCGGGATCGCGGATCCCAGTAGCGCTGATATTGCATTGACCAGAGAGATCAAGGCAGCAATGGCGCTGGTGGACATAAGCGTACTGGATCATTTTATAGTAGGTCAGGGATATGTGGTTTCTTTATCGCAGCAAGGATTGATGTGATGAAAAACCCCAGCTATACTGACAGCGCGTCAAATTCTGACCGGCTTTTTTATAACTGCTGGGGACGGATTTTTGATAAAAATCGACGAATTATTGTTTAAAGTATGGTCAGCATCGATCAATTCCTTTAACATAGTGAGTCAATGGATATTTGTAAGGACCATTATGAAAAAGTCATTAGTTTCATTATTAATTGGTGCTAGCTTAGCTTTTTCTGCTACAGCTCAGGATCAGGCTGGCGGAAACACTTCAGGTGATTCTGCTGAAAACGGTATTGCTACAAGCACTATCGCAACAGGTGTTGTTGCAGCGGGTATCGCCGCGGCAGTAATCAGTAACAACCGTGGTTCAAGCAACGTTGATGAAGTAGTAGATCCTTCGCCAACTTGTAACGGCGACGATGAAATCAACTCTGATGGTTTCTGTGTTGGTACAACTAATACGGTAACTAGTCTGACTGGTACTGCTACTACAATGACAGCTGTTACTTTCACTTACGAGCCTTCTCTGTAAGTTGATACAGTTTGTTTAAAGCCGCTCCATTGGTGCGGCTTTTTTTGTTTTTATCCCTCTGGATTTTTCTTAATACCACGCCTCTTCATGAATAAATTTTTTTCAACCGTTTTTACTGTGGCATTGTTTTGTCTGACGCTTGTCGGATGCTCATCAACAAACAAAGCCTACTACGACACCATCAAACTCGCGCTGGCGTCTGAAAAACCGCTCTCACTGCCAATAGAAAAAGTTCTGGCCAGTCGCGCCGATTTGCTCAAGGTTAGACACGGAGAGCGAAATACCGCGGTCATGGCACTGGCTTATATTGAAAATGGCCAGAATAAGTGGGTTTCAGCTGACAGCGCTCAGCTGCACATGCATAACGGCGTTATTGTCCGCACACACGGACTTAATCAGGATATGCTTTATACCAGCAACCTGGACAAAAACCCGCTGTCTGATCCGTTGCCGTTATCCTTTGACTGGACGCGGGAAGTTGATATCAAGGGCATGGGGTACGGATTGACGGTAACCAGTCAGTGGAAGGCTGTAGCAGAGGAAGAGCTTACAGAGTTTTCAGCGTCATTCCCCGTGCAGCGAATAGAGGAAACGGTGTCATTTCCGAAAACCACACCCTACATCGAAACCGGCCTGACCTGGACAAACACTTATTGGGTCAGTCAGGAAAATGGTGAGCTACTCAAAGCATCGGTAAAGATTTCACCTCAGTCAGATCGTTTTGAAATGACCTATCTCAGCCGTGCTGCACGGCTTCTTAACGAGCGGAAATAATAGCAATGACCAGAATTCTTTTTCTTCTTTTTCTGGTGTCTGTGAGCGCTTCAGTAAGCGCCGAAGTCCGAATAGACATCAATAATCAGGCATTTCGCTATAAAGAGCCTGTGCGACTTTCTCAGGTTCTTGCACCTGTTGCTGCTAATCAACAGTGGTATTGGCCAGCCAGCCGGTTTTACGACTTGTCTGTTGATGTAGAGGCTCAGCGTGCAGAAGTAATTTCGCTGATTGATGCGCTGACAGTAGAACTGGCGCCTAAAGACGAACGCGCTATAGGGCTTCGCGCTTTGCGTCAGCAAATTGAAAACTGGAAGCTCGCCAAGCGTGTAAGAGTGGCTGTAAATTATGATGTGGCGCGATTGGATATTTCTCACAATCCAGAGCTACAGGATGGGGCGTATAAATTATCGTTAACCACCCGGCCTAATGTTGTTCACATTGGCGGACTGGTTAAGATGCCCGGCGCCTATAAATACCGTGCCATGGCAAGCGGCTTCCAGTATACCCAGGCTGTTCCGCTCAGAGGGGATGCAGAACCCGATTTTGTTTATGTGATTGCGCCTGATGGTAATATCCGTCAGTTAGAAACGGCCTACTGGAACCGGGATTATGCGTCAATCATGCCCGGTAGTCAGATTATCGTGCCGGTGTTTTCTTATCTTCTTACCCCATCGCTGTCTGAGCTCAATGAAAAGGTCGCGGCACTAGCAGTAAACAGAGTATTTCAATGATATCCGGTAAACCTACTTACTTATCTGCACTTATCGCCAGTATTTTAGCTTCATCTGCTGCTGTAGCGCAGGAAAAGCATACATCACTATCGGTCACCCCATCTCAAATGGTGCAGGGCGGCACCGGGTTGATACAGACACCTACCTCCAGAATGCGCCCGGAAGGGGATCTGGCTATCAGCTATACGGATAATGACCAGTACCGTTTCTGGTCTGTAAGCATGCAACTATACCCATGGATGGAAGCCACAGCCCGGTATACTGATGTGCGTACTCGTCTTTACAGTCAGGAAGAAAGCTTCAGTGGCGATCAGACGCTCAAAGATAAAGGTCTGGATGTAAAGTTCAGATTATGGGAAGAAAGCTTTTATCTGCCTGAGATATCTCTGGGGTTTCGCGACTTCGGCGGTACCGGTTTTTTTGAAAGTGAGCATGTCAGCGCCAGTAAAGCCTGGGGTCCGCTGGACTTCCATTTAGGCGTCGGCTGGGGCTATATGGGCCGGGCTGATGATATCACAAACCCTTTTTGTAAAATTAAAGACAGTTACTGCTCACGTCCGTTGGGATATTCGGGCAATGGCGGTAAGGTTGATTACGACCAGTTTTTTAAAGGACCGATGGCATTTTTTGGTGGGGTAGAATACCAGTCGCCCTGGGAGCCGCTTCGCTTCAAGCTGGAATTTGAAGGTAATGATTACAGTCAGGACCGGGCCGGCCGGCTGGAACAGGACACTCGCTGGAATGTCGGCGCCGTTTATCGCTATAAAGGCTTCGACTTTTCACTGAACTATCAACGCGGTAATACGGTGGGATTCGGGGTTACCTATAACTTCAATATGGATACCTTCAGTCAGGTTAAAATTGATGAACCACCCAAATCGCTTTTTAACACTAAACCCGCTAAAACAGTAAATGATGTCAATCGCGCCAAGCTTTCCAGGCAGTTAGCTACCGACGGTGCATTCTACATTCATGATGCCAATATTAATGATGATAAAGTCACCGTATACGGCTCTCAGCGCGCCTATCGCGATATTGTTGAAGCCACAGAGCGGGTAGGGCGCTTACTGGCTTCAGAAATGCCAGATACAGTAAAAGAGTACCGTATAGTGGAAACGCAAAACGGATTACCCATGACCACCACCCAAATAGACGCTGACGCCTTTAAATCGGTAGCGCGCTATGAAGGACTGGAACGATCTGTTGAGCAGACATTCGAACGTGTCACGCCTTCAGATGCGGATATGGCCGGGTATGATCCTAAAGGTGTGACCGGATTTGGTTACTCGACGGACTTTTTCTGGACTCAGAGCTTCGGTGGACCGGAAGACTTTTATCTTTACCAGGGCGGCCTTATCTTTGGCGGAGCATATTCATTTAACCAAAACTTTGGGTTGTACGGCAGCGTTTCAGCAACGTTACTGGAGAACTATGATAAGTTTAATTACACCCTGGACCAGGCTGACTCAAGCCTGCCACGGGTCAGAACGTATGTACGTGAGTATGTGACGCGCTCAAAAGTGCTGTTGAGCAACCTGTACGGCCGCTGGATTGATAAGGTGGCAGATGACTGGTATGCACAGGCTTACGGCGGGTATCTGGAAACCATGTTCGGCGGTGTTGGCGGCGAAGTGATGTACCGCCCGGTAGACAGCAACTGGTCATTCGGCGTAGACCTTAACTACGTTCAGCAGCGCTCTTATGAAAACGACTGGGACTTCTTCGATTATAAAGTTCTGACCGGGTTTGCCTCAGCCTATTACCGCCCTGAGTTTTTACCTGATACGCGGCTGACCGTCAGTGCCGGACAGTTTCTGGCAAAAGACAAAGGTGTGAACATTGATTTCGCCAAACGGTTTGACAGCGGCATCGTTGTGGGCGCCTATGCGGCGTTTACAGACGCTTCAGCAGAAGAATATGGTGAAGGCAGCTTTACCAAAGGTTTTTATATCTCAGTGCCACTGGATCTATTTGTCCTTAAGCCTGCAAAAGGCCGGGGACGATTCCCATGGGTGCCAATCTCTAGAGATGGTGGGCAAATGCTTAACCGACCTTCAATCTTGAGTGATATCACTGCACCGCGTTCGCCATTTTACAGATAAAACGCAAGCCGGATGATGTATGGCATCATCCGGCATTTCTTATTAAAAAATTCGCGAGATCGGTCAACGCTCTTTAATGATTTCGATGATTTCAGTCGTTGAAATTGACGGGGTACGGGGCAGATAAACCACATCACACGTATCTTTCAGGTCGTCAAAGCGACCCTCCCAGTCATTACCCATTACCAGTACATCAGCGTTGTGCGCCTTTATATACTCCCGCTTTTTCTCCAGTGACTCTTCTGTAAAAATTTCATCGACAAAACGTAGCGACTCAATTAATTCATGTCGGCTATGGTAAGGATAAACAGGGTTGCGCCCTTTCTTGTTAAAGTTAAGCTCATCTGAAGAAATGCCAACAATAAGGTAATCACCTAATGCTTTGGCGCGTTTTAAAATTCTTATGTGCCCGATATGTAAGACATCAAAGGTGCCGAAGGTAATTACTCTGCGCACAGTGGTCCCCGGTGTTTAAATATGTTCGGTCAGATACGCCGCAATTCTTGCACCGCACTGGCCATCTGTTTTCCCTACCATGTTTTTGACCAGCTCCTGCCGGGCCTTTTGTTTTGACTCAGGATTATTCAGGCAACCAGCAACGGCCGGCGCGATATATTTTGCGGCGCTGGTGCGTTTAGTCAGCTTATGAAAAAGCTCTATATCAGGGTCCAGGCGCTGCTTTAGCCTGAACTTAAGTAAGCCTTTGTAACTCCACCTTGTCTGATAGAAATCGCACCAGACAACAGGTTTATTCAATGCTGCAAACTCAAAAATAGCAGAAGATGCATCTGACAACATTACATCGGCCAGTTGCATGAACGGTAGCAGATTATAATCAGCGACACCGGTCACCCAGACGTTATCAAACTGTGCCCATTTATCGAAGCGCTCGCGATGGGCGGTATACTTACTTTTGGTCAGACTAAAAAAATGTGGCTTAACGATCAGGTTGTAATCCCCTAACGAAGCGGGCCAGTCGGCGCCGAAATGCTCAATACTGGAAGGGAAAAATGTAGGTGCATACAAAACCGTCGGCTTGCCAGGATCCAGGCCCAGGTCTGTCAGGTTTATATTGCTTTGCTGGTTGTTAAATACAGGGTCTAATTTTGCGAACCCGGTATCAATAAATTTTTTGTCTGGAAAACGTTGCGACAGACGTTTGAGCCGTTCCTGGCCTTCAACAAAGCGCACATCAAAAGGAAATTCGGACACATCGTAATAGCATGCTTTAGGCCCGATGCCATGCTGCATAAGCGCAAGCCTGGCGGGAATGCGGTATTTTTGTTGCGCTGAAAAAGGCGGGACGTTTCCGAAAATAATCCACTGTGCAGAGGAATGCCTGTAGAAATCAAACCCACTACTTTTATCTTCCAGGTAAACATACTCAAAACCAGCGTCGCTTACTGCCTTTTCTTTCACGCTATCGAGCGCTTCTTCGCGATAGAGCACGAATTCACACGTAACCTCACGGGCCTTCAATAACGCTGCTACAGGCAAATATTGAGGCAGATAGTACAAGTGCTGAGTATCAAACAGGACTTTTTCAGACATCACAAATTCCTGGATCGAAGCAGCCTATGACTGTCGATATATTTTATTATTCTTATAGTAATGATGTTTATCGCATATATATGCCCTTTGTAGCAAATCTGACATACGTATTTCACACAAAACTATTACAACAGTTCATAATCCGACCAGTCTGCTCAGCGCAGGAACGTTGTTCCAGCCTGGAAAGTCACAAACTGAAAATACCTGATGGGGTAGCAGGGCGAGGTAAGTATTTAACCCACTATCGATATAGATCATCGACACGAACTAAGTGAAAACTGTAAGAACAGGGATCATTTTGTGCCGATCCCAGATTAATTCATCGTCGAAACGCTGCTTTTTCCTTCAATGCAGAGCGGCTTTGATGTAGAATCCGCTGCCCGGATCTGAGGAGATCTCGATCTGAGGGACATTTACCAGGTTTTTTTGCGGCTTATCTTGTATTTTGGCTAGCTTTACTGTATAAAATGCGCCCTCTAATTTATAGTAATACGTCATTTGACCCAGAGACTAGTGAAGTGGTGGGATCGATTGGCGCGACAGTTATCGTTGTTCTGGAGACAAATACAATGTCAAGAGTATGTCAAGTAACAGGTAAGCGTCCTACGGTTGGTAACAATCGTTCGCACGCAAGAAACGCGACCCGTCGTCGCTTCTTACCAAACCTTCAATCTCACCGTTTCTGGGTAGAGAGCGAAAACCGTTTCGTTAAACTGCGTTTGTCTGCTAAAGGCATGCGTATTATCGACAAAAAAGGCATCGATTCAGTACTGACTGACATCCGTGCCCGTGGTGAAAAGATCTAAGGAAGCCAAACAATGCGTGATAAAATCAAATTAGTTTCTTCTGCAGGTACTGGTTTCTTCTACACCACAGATAAGAACAAGCGTAATATGCCTGGCAAAATGGAGATCAAAAAGTTTGATCCCGTTGTGCGTAAGCACGTTATGTTCAAAGAGGCCAAAATCAAGTAATAAAGCTTGCTTTTGTCTCCACGAAAACCCGGCCCATGCCGGGTTTTTTGCGTTTAGCACCTGATAGCGTTTCAATCCGCATTCTTATACACTTTGCGATATCGCTGATAGTAAAGAGTCTATGCATGGCAAAAACGCGGATTTCTCCCAGAGTAATGAACAACGTTGTGATATTCGCAATGCTTTTCATGATCCTTCTGTTCAATCTGGATGCTTTCTTGCCTGAGCCTGCCGTACCGCAATCCCGCCCGCTGGTGGGTCCTGACGATTATCTCCTAAAAGTAGAACAAACACCTTATAGCTTGGAACGCGCGGGCCAGAGCTGGCGACAAACCCAGCTTAATACTGCCTTATCAGTTACGCCTGATATGCAGCTGGCAGCCTGGCAACAGGGGCAGCTGGCGCCGACAGATTCAGTGCCGGCGGATGTCGCCGCTGCACAGCCTTATGTTGCCGTGGTATGGCTGGCCGGTAACAGCCAGGGGCAGGTTTTCGCTTTTTACCCTGGTGACGCTCGCACGTTTGTCAAAACCCAAAGCCAGTGGTTTACCTTGAAAGATGCCTCACTGCCCACACTCTTACCGTGGAATGAATACAACTAAGAGCTTCTCACATGCCTGAGTTACCGGAAGTCGAAGTCAGTCGCCAGGGGGTGTCTCCGTGGCTGAGTGACCAGACAATCACCAATATTGTTGTGCGGCAACGGCAAATGCGCTGGCCTGTACCAGCAGAAATTTCGCAGGCAGTCGGGCAACAGGTTTTAAATGTAAATCGCCGCGCTAAATATCTGCTGATCGAGGTTGAGACCGGCACCATTGTCCTTCATCTAGGCATGTCAGGGAAACTGCGGGTTGTTGATGCATCGCTGCCGCCGGTTAAACATGATCATATTGATATTGTATTAGGCAGTGGTAAATGCCTTCGTTTTAATGACCCGCGCCGGTTCGGTGCTTGTCTCTGGCAACCCGAAGGGACGCAGTTACCACAAATGCAGAATCTGGGGCCGGAACCGCTAACCGACGCGTTTGATGAGGAAAGGCTGTATACGCTCTCGCGGCAACGCAAAGGGGCCATTAAGAACTTTGTGATGGATAATGCGATCGTGGTGGGGGTGGGGAACATCTACGCTAACGAAGCGTTATTCATGGCCGGTATTGACCCTCGACGTGCGGCCGGCAGGGTCAGCGCGAAACGCTATAAGCTTTTAACCGCTGCTATTAAACAGGTTCTCGCAGAAGCGATAGAGCAGGGCGGTACAACACTTAAAGATTTTGCGCAAAGTGATGGTAATCCGGGTTACTTTAAGCAAAAGCTACGGGTATACGGCAGAGCAGAAGCACCTTGTTTAAGCTGCCAGACACCTATCAAGAGCGTTGTTATCGGGCAGCGCAACACGTTTTACTGCCCGTCTTGCCAGCGGTAATTACTTCTTATCTGAGTGAAAGCGCTTTGCCAGCGCTTTTTCAACTTCCGGATGGCAAAATTCAGTAACTTTGCCGTGATGCATAGCCACTTCTTTGACCAGTGTAGAGGAGATAAAAGAATTTTCTTCTGACGGTGTTAAAAACACACTTTCAAGCTTCGGATTCAGCCGGCGGTTCATATTTGCTAACTGAAATTCATATTCAAAATCTGAGACTGCGCGTAACCCCCGGATGAGAACGGTAGCATTTTGCTGATCGGCAAAGTCAGCCAGCAAGCCGGTAAATCCCTGCACTTCAACGTTATTCAAATCGCCGGTCACGGTTTTAATCAGCCGGACCCGTTCTTCCAATGTAAAAACAGGTTTTTTACTGGGATTAGATGCAATTGCCACAATAACATGAGAAAACATCTGTGAGGCACGCTGAATAAGATCAGCATGGCCATTGGTAATCGGGTCAAATGTTCCCGGATAAATTGCTCTGGTATGCATGGTATACAATCAATTTCTTAGTTAAGCCGCACACTACCGACTAATTAAAGCGGATGCAATGCGCTTTACGCATCCTGGTAGCCGTTTATAAGCGTATTCCAGTTTTGCTGGTCCCAGTAAAAGGTGA contains:
- a CDS encoding capsular polysaccharide export protein, LipB/KpsS family — protein: MIDQQKKYVFIARGSSHIRYFKKVAAESALDITVIKLSFFSIGPSIKRYAHIIKNIDLEALVTPHLEKKAIKHRTLRKSVLWPAFASLTRFLTKFSIAKNAAIIDRTNAEVVGVWNGQKQPSAAIAEAAKALGKDVIYFENGLLPDTTTCDWSGVNCKNSLPKERAFYRQFCTDKTPPCKLVTRKAVSEKAAGVRAEQLPKRYIFVPFQVETDSQIISNSPWIKNMSQLYRHLSRVIEQVDDDELYIVIKEHPSESVRHDHLHHENKRILFANHCNTQELIERAQAILTVNSTVGIESLMLGKAVLVLGNACYDIEGVTQQVRSEEAMLQAFNSLEHIYWDVEVKSGFLNFLHDHYVIPTTWKNIDDKHITALTQRLNRQDALSQYLSDYQRPA
- the slmA gene encoding nucleoid occlusion factor SlmA, whose amino-acid sequence is MPAVKKTNRRAQILQALAGMLESNPGQRITTAKLAEKVGVSEAALYRHFPSKARMFEGLIEFIEETLFSRINKILNEEKDSLARCQMILHLLLGFAEKNPGISRILNGDALQGEQDRLRARIAKLFERLETQFKQVLRERKLREGRDLGADEAVLANLFICYVDGRINMFIRSGFVRKPTEQFSDNWACYRQTFL
- the radC gene encoding RadC family protein, giving the protein MTIATWPLCEQPREKLLTHGAEQLSDTELVAVFLGNGTQKQTVTMLSQAMLREFATVGRLLNADLQSFCAIRGVGVVRFCQLQAAKELVKRMYEEPLAQKDVLSDVAQVSRYLRAQLMNAEHEIFAVLMLDSQHRLIAFRRMFTGTIDSAAVYPRELLKQALKDNAAAIILVHNHPSGIADPSSADIALTREIKAAMALVDISVLDHFIVGQGYVVSLSQQGLM
- a CDS encoding M28 family metallopeptidase, with amino-acid sequence MVSALSTVSVAQEQQQDVAFAPDTNRIKSHLFFLADDLLEGRDTGSRGHDIASLYIATEFAKYGLKPMGTDGYMQSVDFRKATLVQESPALTLTRDSAETKFKYPKEYLTGPDLLNTDTSLQGEMVFAGYGIVADELEHNDYDGLDVDGKIVVILSGKPKSFPSEMGAHLASGSQKAQYAVDRGAIGMISVTTPTAEKVRPYQSRLSYIHTPRLAWLDESDKPANTFEQIKGSAFLSEGAARQLFDGAKMSLDEIYAMLEKDETPKGFDIPGEISLNKQSKHSQITSPNVVAAVEGSDPALKDEYVVFSAHSDHIGFAKTVKKDNINNGAMDNASGTAIMLETARLFSQMDKKPKRSILFVSVTGEEKGLLGADYFAHNPTVPVENMVANVNLDMPILTYEFADVIAFGASHSDMKASVTEAANNAGIELSPDPWPEQALFTRSDHYAFVKQGVPSVFLVPGLKSKDPEVDGSKVFGQFLSTNYHKPSDDVNQDFNWDAARTFAEVNAQIGHTLATQEKAPAWNDGDFFGKTFGK
- the coaBC gene encoding bifunctional phosphopantothenoylcysteine decarboxylase/phosphopantothenate--cysteine ligase CoaBC; the protein is MQLQGKKVLLGITGGIAAYKTPDLVRKLTAAGATVRVVLTESAKAFVSGMSLQAVSGNPVHDTLLDPAAEAAMGHIELAKWADILLVAPATANMMAKLACGMADDLLTTLFLATDAKIFIAPAMNQQMWAAPATQRNLNTLETMHISVIGPASGEQACGDVGYGRMVEPGDIVASLIQDTASARQQTDLQGKTVMITAGPTREPLDPVRYISNHSSGKMGYAMAAAAADAGANVILVSGPVSVPPPAGVNVVNVETAQQMFDAVMQHVQATDIFIATAAVADYRAKVLENNKIKKTGDELTLTFVKNPDILKEVAALPNAPFAVGFAAESQNLAHYAKSKLENKKLAMVAANDITTSGLGFNSDHNALHVFWENGDKQLGPAPKTQLARELLSLIDEKYKNKPSN